Proteins from a genomic interval of Capsicum annuum cultivar UCD-10X-F1 chromosome 4, UCD10Xv1.1, whole genome shotgun sequence:
- the LOC107868855 gene encoding uncharacterized protein LOC107868855: MTEISSTSIKDKCGLKLDIKVPTFIFEDNAACIAQSKGGFIKEDRMKHISPKFFFTHDLQKNGAIDVQQIRSSGNLVDLFTKSFPTLTFEKMVYKIETRRPNQLNWDLHQGE; this comes from the coding sequence ATGACTGAGATCAGTAGTACATCCATCAAAGATAAATGTGGCCTGAAGCTCGATATCAAGGTGCCCACGTTCATATTTGAAGacaatgcagcatgcatagctcaATCAAAAGGAGGCTTTATAAAGgaagatagaatgaagcacatctCTCCAAAGTTCTTCTTCACACATGATCTCCAGAAGAATGGTGCTATTGATGTACAACAAATCCGTTCAAGTGGCAATCTAGTAGATTTGTTCACCAAGTCTTTTCCAACTTTAACTTTTGAGAAGATGGTATACAAGATTGAAACGCGAAGGCCGAATCAATTGAATTGGGATCTTCATCAGGGGGAGTAA